From a single Oncorhynchus tshawytscha isolate Ot180627B linkage group LG33, Otsh_v2.0, whole genome shotgun sequence genomic region:
- the LOC112215013 gene encoding leucine-rich repeats and immunoglobulin-like domains protein 3, with product MSASMQPLNAAMYAVVFLLFSRIELILGYDENTRTCPSPCTCFGDLLDCSRLKRRGIPENLPEWTVQLDLSHNKLQSLDSTVFRKLRYLSEIKLNNNEFETVPDLGPHAANITTLILANNRITKISLEQLRPLQRLETLDLSNNSIVDIKADSFPALPLKNLIMNNNRISTLETGCFVNLSSTLQVLRLNRNRLSTIPAKIFQLPNLQHLELNRNRVRRVEGLTFHGLHALRSLKIQRNGISRLMDGAFWGLSNMEVLQLDYNNLTEVSKGWLYGLLTLQQLHLGHNAISRIRPDAWEFCQKLSELDISSNHLTRLEESSFVGLSLLDELHIGNNRVSFIADGAFRGLSHLQMLDLQNNEISWTIEDMNGPFSALDKLRKLFLQGNQIRSVTKKSFSGLDTLEHLDLSNNAIMSVQGNAFVQMKKVEELHLNTSSLLCDCQLKWFPLWVAEQAFLPYVNASCAHPLMLKGKSVFTVRQEDFVCDDFPKPQITVQPETQSAIKSANVTFVCSAASSSDSPMTFAWKKDNEVLNDAEIHNQAHLRAQGGGQGRETEVTEYTTTLQLRSVEFTSEGKYQCVISNHFGSSYSTKAKLTVNMLPSFTKMPMDLSIRAGATARLECASVGHPSPQIAWQKDGGTDFPAARERRMHVMPEDDVFFIVDVKTEDIGLYSCTAQNTAGAISANATLTVLETPSFLRPLMDRTVAKGETAVLQCIAGGSPSPRLNWTKDDNPLVVTERHFFAAGNQLLIIVDAAEDDAGMYTCEMSNTLGTQRGNVRLAVLPNPNCDVGVGASGGVGSDEDGWTTVGIVIIAVVCCVVGTSLVWVVIIYHTRRRNEDCSVTNTDETNLPADIPSYLSSQGTLADRQDGYIPSESGSGNHQFMASSMSGFYMQPKDMNGLCQLDTGSEADMEAAIDPLLCHYQGPISSLLRRGNMYTGEPSEAFTGCAMDQRPICIDSYSGSLTSSKRRDYYPCGGALQDPFDHGSPSVLMQMPNSSSFHRPPHLQGEGPPSMDEGDGSEYGRPRETRLSSSNTFMGTFGKAPWRPQQELYPGFGPPPLALHNSMMLHENPYAALDTDSEREEDKNSVQSKNSNSESEKSGNNIYEQPYDLHRTATSQHGRAST from the exons ATGTCCGCATCTATGCAGCCTCTCAACGCTGCGATGTATGCGGTCGTTTTCTTACTGTTTTCCCGAATAGAACTTATACTTGGATATGATGAAAACACAAGGACGTGTCCGTCTCCATGCACATGTTTTGGAGACCTGTTGGACTGCAGTCGGTTGAAAAGGCGTGGAATTCCTGAAAATCTTCCCGAATGGACCGTACAATT GGACCTGAGCCATAATAAATTGCAGTCGCTCGACAGCACTGTGTTTAGGAAACTGCGGTACCTAAGTGAGAT AAAGCTAAACAACAATGAATTTGAGACGGTACCTGATTTGGGCCCTCATGCGGCAAACATCACCACCCTCATTCT AGCAAACAACAGGATCACAAAGATCTCTCTGGAGCAGCTGAGGCCCCTGCAACGCCTGGAGACCCTGGACCTCAGCAATAACAGCATAGTGGATATCAAGGCTGACTCCTTCCCTGCGCTGCCTCTCAAGAACCT TATCATGAACAACAATCGCATTTCCACCCTGGAAACGGGCTGTTTTGTCAACCTGTCCAGCACTCTGCAGGTCCTCAGGCTCAACCGCAACCGCCTCTCAACCATCCCTGCCAAGATCTTCCAGCTCCCCAACCTCCAGCACCT GGAGCTGAACAGGAACCGGGTGCGCAGGGTGGAAGGCCTGACGTTCCACGGTCTGCACGCGCTGCGCTCGCTGAAGATCCAGAGGAACGGTATCAGCCGCCTGATGGATGGAGCCTTCTGGGGCCTCAGTAACATGGAGGTCCT GCAGCTGGACTACAACAACCTGACGGAGGTGAGTAAGGGCTGGCTGTACGGCCTGCTGACTCTGCAGCAGCTCCACCTGGGCCACAACGCCATCAGCCGGATCCGGCCTGACGCCTGGGAGTTCTGCCAGAAACTCAGCGAGCT GGACATCTCGTCCAACCACTTGACAAGACTGGAGGAGTCCAGCTTTGTGGGCCTCAGCCTGCTTGACGAACTCCACATCGGGAACAACCGTGTGAGCTTCATCGCAGACGGAGCCTTCCGAGGACTCTCCCACCTACAGATGCT AGATCTGCAGAACAACGAAATCTCCTGGACCATTGAAGATATGAACGGACCATTTTCTGCTCTGGACAAACTGAGGAAACT GTTCCTTCAAGGAAATCAAATCCGCTCGGTGACCAAGAAATCGTTCTCTGGTCTGGACACACTGGAGCACCT agATTTGAGTAACAATGCGATCATGTCAGTCCAAGGGAATGCCTTTGTGCAGATGAAGAAGGTTGAGGAACT gcaCCTGAACACATCCAGCCTGCTGTGTGACTGCCAGCTCAAGTGGTTTCCTCTGTGGGTGGCGGAGCAGGCCTTCCTGCCCTACGTGAACGCCAGCTGTGCCCATCCCCTGATGCTGAAGGGCAAGAGCGTGTTCACCGTCAGACAGGAGGACTTTGTGTGTG ACGACTTCCCCAAACCTCAGATCACGGTGCAACCTGAGACCCAGTCGGCCATCAAAAGCGCCAACGTCACCTTCGTGTGCTCGGCGGCCAGCTCCAGCGACTCACCCATGACCTTTGCCTGGAAGAAGGACAATGAGGTCCTGAATGACGCTGAAATCCACAACCAGGCACACCTCAGAGCCCAGGGGGGAGGCCAAGGCCGTGAAACAGAGGTTACAGAGTACACCACCACACTGCAGCTACGCAGTGTAGAGTTCACTAGCGAGGGGAAGTACCAGTGTGTCATCTCAAACCACTTTGGTTCCTCCTACTCCACCAAGGCCAAGCTCACTGTCAACA TGCTTCCGTCCTTCACCAAGATGCCCATGGACCTGAGCATCCGGGCCGGTGCCACGGCCAGACTGGAGTGTGCCTCCGTGGGTCACCCGTCTCCGCAGATCGCCTGGCAGAAAGACGGCGGCACGGACTTCCCCGCTGCCCGGGAGCGCCGTATGCACGTGATGCCTGAGGACGATGTGTTCTTCATCGTGGATGTGAAGACAGAGGACATCGGGTTGTACAGCTGCACCGCCCAGAACACCGCCGGAGCCATATCAGCTAACGCTACGCTAACTGTGCTAG AAACGCCCTCCTTCCTGCGCCCTCTCATGGACCGCACCGTGGCCAAAGGGGAGACTGCGGTCCTCCAGTGTATCGCCGGTGGCAGCCCTTCCCCCAGGCTCAACTGGACCAAAGATGACAACCCCCTTGTGGTCACAGAGCGCCACTTCTTTGCCGCCGGCAACCAGCTGCTCATAATCGTGGACGCAGCGGAGGACGACGCCGGGATGTACACGTGCGAGATGTCCAACACGCTGGGCACCCAGCGGGGCAACGTGCGCCTAGCCGTACTGCCCAACCCCAACTGTGACGTGGGGGTGGGCGCCTCGGGAGGCGTAGGCTCGGACGAGGACGGCTGGACCACAGTGGGTATCGTCATCATCGCGGTGGTGTGCTGCGTGGTGGGCacctcgctggtctgggtggtcaTCATCTACCATACGCGTCGGCGCAACGAGGACTGCAGCGTCACCAACACAG ATGAGACCAACCTGCCTGCAGACATCCCCAGCTACCTGTCCTCTCAGGGCACGCTGGCCGACAGACAAGACGGCTATATCCCCTCAGAGAGTGGCAGTGGCAACCACCAGTTCATGGCTTCCTCCATGAGTGGATTCTACATGCAGCCTAAAGACATGAATG GTCTGTGTCAGCTAGACACAGGAAGTGAAGCAGACATGGAGGCGGCCATAGATCCCCTGCTCTGCCATTACCAAGGACCCATCAGCTCTCTCCTCAGGAGAGGCAACATGTACACCGGAGAACCCTCAGAGGCTTTCACAG GCTGTGCTATGGACCAGCGGCCCATCTGCATAGATTCCTACAGTGGCAGCCTGACCAGCTCCAAGAGGAGAGACTACTATCCATGTGGCGGGGCCCTCCAGGACCCCTTTGACCACGGGAGCCCCAGTGTGCTGATGCAGATGCCCAACAGCAGCAGCTTCCACAGGCCACCCCACCTACAGGGCGAGGGCCCCCCCTCCATGGACGAGGGAGATGGAAGCGAGTACGGCCGACCTCGGGAGACAAGGCTCTCCTCCTCCAATACTTTCATGG